A window of Candidatus Eremiobacteraceae bacterium genomic DNA:
CCGCGGCGGTCGAGATAAATCTCGACCGCTCCCTGAGAAATGCGAAACGGCCGTCCGGAGACGGCCGCTCACTTTCATCGACGCCCCAGCGGAGAGGCTAGTACGAGGACCGGTGACTTTGGAAGCAGTCGCGGCAGTAGACGGGCTTGTCGCCCCTCGGTTGGAACGGCACTTCTGCCGTGCCGCCGCAGCTGCTGCAGGTCGTGCGGAACATCTCCCGCTGACCGCCACCGCCGCCGCCGCCATTAAAGCGAGGCCCGCCGCCGCCGCCGCCCTTTTGCGCTTTACGCGCAGCCCGGCAATCCGGGCAACGGCTCGGCTTGTTCTGAAAACCCTTTTGGGCATAGAACTCTTGCTCGCCGGCGGTGAAGGTGAACTGTTGTCCACAATCCACGCACGTGATGAGTTGATCTGTATACACCTTGGTTGAAACTCCCATTGCGCACCGTTTTACGCAACAGCGCGCTGCACAGTGATTCGTTTCGGACGAGCGACGTTTTGAATGGGAGACCCTGGGGCTTCCGCTGTTCGGCGTCTTTGGGGCGCGAGCGCCTTGCCTCTACCAAAACCTTCCAGATAGTAACATTAATCCTCCCGAGAGGCAAGCGTCATAGGCCGCACTTGGTGGCCGTCCCGACAAGTGGCCCGCGTATTGGTCGCTTTTCGAGCGACCGCCGAGCTTCGATCGGCCTACTACATCTATCGTACACATCGCGTGCGACGAACGGGCGCGATCAATTTTGAGGCGGTGGTCCTAGTGCGCGCGACCCGAACGCGGCATGATGCCACGCGACGATGGTGAACCGAGACGTTCACGACGCGGTGCGCCCATTTCGCTCGTGCGGGTTGGGCGGACTCGACTTCGCCTATCGTCGCGATTCTTGAGGAGGATCCGCCCCGATGAAGTCATTCTTCCCGTCAGCGTTCGCGATCGCGCTCGGCATGGCGCTCGCGGCCTGCAGCCACACGAACGACGCGGTCACGCCGATCTCCGGCGCGCAATCCGGCTCGTCGATCGCGCACGTGCAATATTTCGGACAATCGTTCGGCAACGCCGCGCAAGTCTGCGGACCTGTGAAGGTCGGCTATGCGCGCTGCAACGCGTGGGTCCGAACGGACCTCTACGGCGGCATCGGCTCGTCGCCGAACGTGGTTTCCGGATATCATCCGTCCGATCTCGTGTCGGCATACAACTTGCCGAGCGGCGGCGCGGAGGGGACCGGTCAGACCGTTGCGGTCGTCGATGCGTACGACGATCCAAACGCAGAATCCGATCTCGCGGTCTATCGCTCGAACTTCGGCCTGCCGGCGTGTACGACGGCGAACGGCTGCTTCCAGAAAGTCAACCAGTTCGGCCAGCCGAGCCCGCTGCCGGCGCCGGACTCGACGGGTTGGTCGGTCGAGGAATCGCTCGACGTGGACATGGTGTCGGCGATCTGTCCGAATTGCCACATCATCCTCGTCGAGGCGAACACGAACAACGACTTCCCGCTCGGCCTCGGCGTCGATTCGGCGGTGGTCAAGCTCGGTGCAAGCGTCGTCTCGAACAGCTACGGCGGCGACGAGACCGGTACGCAGCGCCTCGAGCACTACTACCAGCACCGGCATGCGATAATAACGGCGAGCACCGGCGATAGCGGTTACGGTGTCCAATTCCCCGCGGCATCGACCTTCGTCGTCGCGGTCGGCGGCACGCGCCTGTCTCGCGACGGCAGCGCGCGCGGCTGGAGCGAAGTCGCGTGGCGCGGTGGCGGGAGCGGGTGCAGCGCGATCTATGCGAAGCCGGCCTGGCAGACGGATCCGCTCTGCTCGAACCGGACGATCGGCGACACGTCGGCTGTCGCGGACCCCGCGACGGGCGTCGCGGTCTACGATACGTACAAGTTCGCGCACGGATGGATCGTCGAAGGCGGCACGAGTGTCTCGTCACCCCTCATCGCGGGCGTGTACGCGCTGAAAGGCAACGGCAAGCAGCTCGATTACGGCCATTCGATCTACAAGGCGCCCTCGAGATTCCTCAACGACATCACGTCGGGCAGCAACGGCAGCTGCGGCGGCACGTACCTCTGCACCGCAGGTCCGGGGTACGACGGCCCGACCGGCATGGGCACCCCGAACGGAGACAACGCTTACTAGCGCTCGACCGTCGACGCACGGAAGAGGCGGCTGTTCGAGCCGCCTCTTCCTTTATATCTGAATCGCAGATGCCGCCTCGAGTTCGCCTATAGATCGGCGATGAGCGATCGAGCTCTGGCCCGCGCCTGATCCGCGTCGAGCGCGCCTTCGGCGAGCTGACGTACGAGCAGGCCGAACTCGCGAGCACGCAACCCTTCGAGGGCCGACGAGACGCGCGCCGCGAGCGAGCGGATCGCGCTGCGCTCGTCCGGATCGTACGGCTCTTCCGAGCGCCGATCGCCGCAGACAAGTGCGCCCATGAGTCGTCCGTGGGCGGCGAGCGGGAAGATGCAGCCCGAGCGGCCGAGGACGCTGTCGACGTCGGTGAGATCGATATCGCGCAGATAGGTCCGCAAACGCACGAAAGCCGGATCGTCGATGGGGACGTTCGGAGCGAGGTCTTCGCCGGAAGCGGACCAGCGTCGATACGAGCCGTCCGCGTCTGCGAGGTAGACAGCCGATGCGCAAGCACCGAGCTCGGAGCGGACGATATCGGCGGCGCGATCGAGCAATATCTGGGCGCGAGTCACGAACGGCGCTTCGTCCGCGGCTCTCGCGAGTTCGGCCTGCGCGCGGTGCTTGCGCCGGAAGAAGATGCGGTCGATCGCGGTCTCGACGCGCTTCTGAAGGGCATTGAACGACAAGGCGAGCGCAAGCGCGACCGCGACCTGCAGGGCGAGGCCGGTGCTCGACCCGACCGCCGCGCGTTCGATGACGCCCGAGAGCAACGCGAAGACGATGACGACGACCGTCGTGATCGCGGTGAACACGATCGCGCGGTTGATCGCGAAGCCGACGTCGATGACGCGATGCCGCAGGATCGCGTACGAGTAGCCGACGGGGATCGCGATCATCGTGATGTTCATGATCGGATACGAGGTGATCGGCCGCCCGATGATCTGCGCGCCGAGGTAGATGAGGACGCCGGAGAATCCGACGATCGTGGACGCGGAGATCCATTTGAGCCGCTGACGCGCCGTCCCCGACGACGCGAAATATGCCGCCGATAGCACGGCAAGCGTGGCGACGAGGACGACCATGAACGGGATCGTCACTATCGCCGCCAGCGCGGACGACGCACAGACACCGCCGGCGACGTCGCGCACGTAGAAGACGGTGCTTATCGCGTCGGTCGCGAGCCCACCGACGACCGCCGTCCGCGCGACCGCAAGCCATCCGCGCGAGAGCGCTTGGCCCGACAGCCGCTCGACCATGAGATATAGGAAGAACGCCGCCACGTCCGCCGACAATCGCGCGACGATCGTATACCAGACTTGCATATCCGGCTGGAGCCACGAGCTCGGCTCTGGGTGCACGGCGACGGCGATCGCGAGACTCGAGATGCCGAAGAAGAACGCAGCGAGGTCGCGACCGCGCCACAAGACGAGCGCGCCGACGCCGTAGACGATCACTTTCGACAGGATCGCGAAGAACCAGAACGACCATGACGGCTGCGGCGACGTCGCGAGCTGCACGACCGAACTGCGCCCATCGCGCACGATGGGCAAGGCGATCGGCCCGCCCGCGCGCACGCTGCCGCTCGCCAGAAAGATCCGTGCAGCGCTCGGCAATGCGCTCTGGTCGACGGCATCGCCCGACCGGATCGCAGGAACGCCGGAGCCGGAGACGATCTCGCCGAGCGTGAGCGAGCACGCACCGTGCGGCGCGAACGAAGGAAGCACGCCGCTGTCGACGGTCATCGACGCGAACTGAACCCCCAACAATACCAACGACACGACCGTGATTGCAGTCGCGGCTATCGTCCGTACCATCTCGTGCCTCAGATTCGCTCGCGCAGCGTTATCGCCTTGAGGTCCCGCGTCGTGACGCGAGGGGATGTCGCTCTAAGCGGGTGTTCTGAGGCGATGAAAATCGCCGAGGACAGCGGCGGTAGGTTAGTATATCCCGATTCGCCGCGTGCCCGCGAGAGCGACATCCCCTCGCGGAACGATGGCGGAGTGGACAACGGCGATTCCGCGAGGCCGCGGCGGTCGAGCTAAAGCTCGACCGCTACAGGAATAAGTGTTACATAGTGACGCGGTTGCGGCCGCCTTGTTTGGCGGCATAAAGCTGTTCATCCGCACGATCGATGAGCGACGATCGTCGTGTCGCCGACTCGCGCGCGACTGCGATGCCGACACTTGCGGTGAGCCGGACGGGCGGCATGTCGCGCCTGTGACGGAAAAGCGTCGTCTCGATCGCGACGCGGACTCGATCGGCGACGACGGCTGCGGTTTCGGCGTCGGTCTTCGGAAGTACGAGCGTGAATTCGTCGCCGCCGGAACGCGCGAGGAGGTCGCCTTGACGGATCGCGCCTTCGATCGCGCGGACGGCTTGGATGAGGATGTTGTCGCCGGCGGGATGGCCGAACGTGTCGTTGACGCCTTTGAAGCCGTCGAGATCGATGACGGCAAGCGCGATCGGGAACGCGCGTTGCTTATAGAGATCGTCAAGCCGAAAATCGGCGTAGTCGCGCGTGAACGCGCCGGTGAGATCGTCGCGCAAGCTCGCGCGGCGATCGCGGTAGGCGACGGCGGTCCAGAATGTGAGGCCGGCGCCGATCGCGACGGCATAGACGGCTTCGTACCAATGAGCAAGCCCGGCGCATATGAGGATGAGGAGCGCGTAGGCGGCTGCGACCGGCACCGCGAGCCGGGGTGGATTGCGGAGCACACCCGATGCCAAACCGAAAAACGCGAGCGAGACGAAGGCGCTTTGCGACCCACCGCTCGCGACGATCCACGCCGACACGAAGGCGAGATCGAGAACGGTCGAAGCCCACGGCCAGCGCGAGACGATGTCGGACGGCCCGTAGACGAGCACGAGATCGAAGATGGCGAGAGCCGCCGCGACGATCAGCACGATATTTGCGGCGAGCGCGAACGACGACGGCGGATGGACGGAGATCGTCCACGCGATCGCGGTCGCCGCGATGACGAAAATGCGGAGCGGCGAAACGGTGCGCTCCATCCGCAGCTGCGCGCGCCATCGCCACGTGGCTTCGCCGGGGAAGCGCCGCAGCGGCTTCGCCGTGAAGGTCGTCCGCTTCGACTTCTTGCGCACTGAAATTCCTCGCCGTCCTTAGCTGGGCGCGCATCGCAAACGCACCCGTTCCGCGGGTTATCGGCGGCTCCTCGGGGGTTGTAAACCACCCCTATTCGTGATACAATACCGCTGGTTAACCAAGAGGAGTGGGTTTGAACCCGCTCCTTTGCTAGTCTAGGCTTCAGGAACCGATGAGTCCACGCAAGACAGTGAAAAAGGCGGCGAGCGGCTCGCAGGCAGCGGCCGTCACGGGACCGACCACGCCCAATCAAGAGCTCATCAACGCGCTGCGCGAGCTCGAGCGCGATCGCGGGCTTTCGTTCGAAGTGCTCATCGAGGCGCTCGAAGCTGCACTCGTCTCCGCGTACAAGCGCAACTTCGTCAAAGAGGCTGAAGCGGCGGGCAATCCCGTCGTCGTCGTCGACCGGCAAGACGGCTCGTACCGCGTGTTCGCGCGGCGCACCGTCGTCGAGGAAGTCACCGATCCGGTCATGGAGATCTCGAAGGCCGACGCGGGCGACAAATACGAGATCGGATCGAACTTCGACATCGAGGTGACGCCGAAAGAGTTCGGGCGCATCGCCGCTCAGACGGCGAAGCAGGTCATCGTCCAGCGCATCCGCGAGGCCGAGCGCGACATGGTGTTCGACGAGTTCAACGACAAAGTCGACACGCTGACGAACGGCAACGTCCTGCGCTACGAACAACGCAATATGCTCATCGACCTCGACAAGAAGGCCGAAGCGATACTCCCGCTTTCCGAACAAGTGCCGCGCGAGTCGTTCCGCATCGGCGCTCGCGTCCGCGTTTACGTCATGGAAGTGCGCAAGACGAACCGCGGTCCGCAGATCATCGTGTCGCGCAGCCACCCGCAGCTCGTCGCCGAACTTTTCAAGCAAGAAGTTCCGGAAGTCAATCAAGGTCTCGTCCAGATCAAAGGCGTCGCTCGCGAGGCAGGCTCGCGCTCGAAGGTCGCGGTGTACACCGAGGCCGACGACATCGACGCCGTCGGCGCGTGCCTCGGCCCGCGCAGCTCGCGCGTCAACAATATCAGCGACGAGCTCCACGGCGAAAAGATCGACGTCATCCAATGGTCGGCCGACCC
This region includes:
- a CDS encoding GGDEF domain-containing protein; its protein translation is MRKKSKRTTFTAKPLRRFPGEATWRWRAQLRMERTVSPLRIFVIAATAIAWTISVHPPSSFALAANIVLIVAAALAIFDLVLVYGPSDIVSRWPWASTVLDLAFVSAWIVASGGSQSAFVSLAFFGLASGVLRNPPRLAVPVAAAYALLILICAGLAHWYEAVYAVAIGAGLTFWTAVAYRDRRASLRDDLTGAFTRDYADFRLDDLYKQRAFPIALAVIDLDGFKGVNDTFGHPAGDNILIQAVRAIEGAIRQGDLLARSGGDEFTLVLPKTDAETAAVVADRVRVAIETTLFRHRRDMPPVRLTASVGIAVARESATRRSSLIDRADEQLYAAKQGGRNRVTM
- a CDS encoding S53 family peptidase; the protein is MKSFFPSAFAIALGMALAACSHTNDAVTPISGAQSGSSIAHVQYFGQSFGNAAQVCGPVKVGYARCNAWVRTDLYGGIGSSPNVVSGYHPSDLVSAYNLPSGGAEGTGQTVAVVDAYDDPNAESDLAVYRSNFGLPACTTANGCFQKVNQFGQPSPLPAPDSTGWSVEESLDVDMVSAICPNCHIILVEANTNNDFPLGLGVDSAVVKLGASVVSNSYGGDETGTQRLEHYYQHRHAIITASTGDSGYGVQFPAASTFVVAVGGTRLSRDGSARGWSEVAWRGGGSGCSAIYAKPAWQTDPLCSNRTIGDTSAVADPATGVAVYDTYKFAHGWIVEGGTSVSSPLIAGVYALKGNGKQLDYGHSIYKAPSRFLNDITSGSNGSCGGTYLCTAGPGYDGPTGMGTPNGDNAY
- a CDS encoding zinc-ribbon domain containing protein; protein product: MYTDQLITCVDCGQQFTFTAGEQEFYAQKGFQNKPSRCPDCRAARKAQKGGGGGGPRFNGGGGGGGQREMFRTTCSSCGGTAEVPFQPRGDKPVYCRDCFQSHRSSY
- the nusA gene encoding transcription termination factor NusA; translation: MSPRKTVKKAASGSQAAAVTGPTTPNQELINALRELERDRGLSFEVLIEALEAALVSAYKRNFVKEAEAAGNPVVVVDRQDGSYRVFARRTVVEEVTDPVMEISKADAGDKYEIGSNFDIEVTPKEFGRIAAQTAKQVIVQRIREAERDMVFDEFNDKVDTLTNGNVLRYEQRNMLIDLDKKAEAILPLSEQVPRESFRIGARVRVYVMEVRKTNRGPQIIVSRSHPQLVAELFKQEVPEVNQGLVQIKGVAREAGSRSKVAVYTEADDIDAVGACLGPRSSRVNNISDELHGEKIDVIQWSADPKAYVANALQPAKVIEVHLDEREHLAEVVVPDYQLSLAIGKEGQNVRLAARLTGWKIDIHNEEQWAEVVAQRVEEDQEREELAAMAEVAAEQTGVELTPEMLAQDEELIRKLQELQRMTLGGDEETAAEETTGEQTAAEETPEGAGERS
- a CDS encoding GAF domain-containing protein, with the protein product MVRTIAATAITVVSLVLLGVQFASMTVDSGVLPSFAPHGACSLTLGEIVSGSGVPAIRSGDAVDQSALPSAARIFLASGSVRAGGPIALPIVRDGRSSVVQLATSPQPSWSFWFFAILSKVIVYGVGALVLWRGRDLAAFFFGISSLAIAVAVHPEPSSWLQPDMQVWYTIVARLSADVAAFFLYLMVERLSGQALSRGWLAVARTAVVGGLATDAISTVFYVRDVAGGVCASSALAAIVTIPFMVVLVATLAVLSAAYFASSGTARQRLKWISASTIVGFSGVLIYLGAQIIGRPITSYPIMNITMIAIPVGYSYAILRHRVIDVGFAINRAIVFTAITTVVVIVFALLSGVIERAAVGSSTGLALQVAVALALALSFNALQKRVETAIDRIFFRRKHRAQAELARAADEAPFVTRAQILLDRAADIVRSELGACASAVYLADADGSYRRWSASGEDLAPNVPIDDPAFVRLRTYLRDIDLTDVDSVLGRSGCIFPLAAHGRLMGALVCGDRRSEEPYDPDERSAIRSLAARVSSALEGLRAREFGLLVRQLAEGALDADQARARARSLIADL